The Vibrio pomeroyi genome window below encodes:
- a CDS encoding TolC family protein, with the protein MQMTKPTFRRLAIASILIGAISSPSYAAPLTFSEAWQILQENNNSLAAQQANVERYQHLQNATGSLNLPSVTLGANYTHLDSDVTINGEQFADSLSGVPAGLSGIGAIAPGLVSSLGGITSTITEQDIFSSSIRAVWPIFTGGRINAAQTAAEGKSEEAQSQLLMEKQARYEDLSKYYFSVILAEDVVKTRQAVEAGLTQHRDFAIKMEQQGQIARVERLQADASLDKAVVERTKAENDLKIAQLALTQILGQSQSVEPSEQLFINKNLPHMDVFIDQTLMTYPGLKILDAKEKQASSLIKAEKGKYYPEVYLYGDYSLYEDDSLASEMKPDWLVGIGVNVPLIDTSGRSDKVAAAHSAVSQVQFLKSQAKQDLTVLVQKTYLEANQAIEEVQGLNSSLSLAQENLSLRKKAFTQGLSNSLEVVDAELYLASIKTQQSAARFKYLISLNKLLALTSEMNAYSSYLTSSVTSDFDSKTDTASQSKG; encoded by the coding sequence ATGCAGATGACCAAACCGACATTCCGACGCCTTGCGATTGCCAGTATTCTTATCGGTGCTATCAGTTCGCCAAGCTATGCTGCCCCACTCACTTTTTCTGAGGCGTGGCAAATACTCCAAGAGAACAACAACTCTCTTGCGGCTCAACAAGCTAACGTTGAGCGTTATCAACACCTTCAAAATGCAACTGGAAGCCTTAACCTGCCTTCTGTAACGCTAGGCGCTAACTACACTCACCTTGATAGTGACGTGACCATTAATGGCGAACAGTTTGCAGATAGCCTAAGTGGCGTACCAGCTGGCTTATCTGGTATTGGAGCCATTGCTCCCGGGCTAGTTTCATCTCTCGGAGGTATCACCTCCACCATCACCGAACAAGACATTTTCAGCTCTTCCATTCGCGCAGTTTGGCCTATCTTTACTGGCGGACGAATTAATGCGGCACAAACCGCAGCTGAAGGTAAAAGCGAAGAAGCGCAAAGCCAACTCTTGATGGAAAAGCAGGCTCGCTACGAAGACTTAAGCAAATACTACTTCTCGGTGATCTTAGCGGAAGACGTCGTGAAAACGCGTCAAGCCGTAGAAGCTGGCTTAACTCAGCACCGAGATTTCGCTATCAAGATGGAACAACAAGGGCAAATCGCAAGAGTTGAACGTTTACAAGCGGATGCTTCTTTAGATAAAGCGGTCGTTGAACGCACCAAGGCTGAGAATGACCTCAAGATTGCTCAGCTAGCACTGACTCAAATTCTTGGCCAAAGCCAGAGTGTTGAACCTTCAGAGCAACTGTTTATCAACAAGAACCTACCCCATATGGATGTGTTCATTGATCAAACACTGATGACGTACCCCGGCCTTAAGATCCTTGATGCGAAAGAGAAACAAGCGAGCAGCTTAATCAAAGCGGAAAAAGGCAAATACTACCCAGAAGTGTACCTTTACGGTGATTACAGCCTTTACGAAGACGATTCGCTAGCGAGTGAAATGAAACCAGATTGGTTAGTCGGCATTGGTGTGAACGTACCTCTGATCGATACTTCTGGTCGCTCTGATAAGGTAGCCGCTGCGCACAGTGCAGTTTCACAGGTTCAATTCCTTAAGTCACAAGCCAAACAAGACTTAACCGTGTTGGTACAAAAAACCTACCTTGAAGCAAACCAAGCGATTGAAGAAGTTCAAGGGCTCAACTCTAGCTTATCGTTAGCTCAAGAGAACCTATCACTTCGCAAAAAAGCGTTCACTCAAGGCTTATCTAACTCGTTAGAAGTGGTTGATGCTGAACTATACCTTGCGAGCATTAAGACACAGCAATCTGCTGCGCGATTCAAATATCTTATATCTCTCAACAAGCTTTTGGCGCTTACCAGCGAAATGAATGCTTACTCAAGTTACTTAACTTCTTCTGTTACGTCTGATTTCGACTCAAAAACAGACACCGCTAGCCAGTCAAAAGGATAA
- a CDS encoding sensor histidine kinase, whose translation MKWSSISFRKRLLIIMTVTGLVELLILSAAGFSYIKQSQEQEMGLKALGVAEFLSESPLVTRIIQENGTLDAAGIPHVLSEETQVKFRNLTQLIGAAFIVVGDEKGIRLIHPYDDRLGKPMRGGDNQKALVLGESYVSTAKGSLGFSVRGKSAVKDSNDTVIGVVSVGYLLDSLQDRIEPYLAFLIVMALLVVAVNALISSYVSRRFQRAILGFEPEEIGRLYVELDVTMSTVKEGILSIDKNGILRSINKSACDILSIDRDKALNQQRLSDVLAGSDLEQLLSTGDTDHDVELYLNNKRIIANRSPIIVAGEVVGAVSSFRLRDEINDLTDQLSQTKEYADLLRSQTHEHQNKLNTISGLIQMGELESVQQLIGQETAHYQSLIEFLRETVKDPLIAGMLLGKTERAREIGLELKVEEGSRLEALPSRLNADDVVTILGNLIDNAFDATMMAIKQEGQIAPARRVIDVSISDFGNEIIVEVEDKGCGLPKHLATNDLTEKGVSSKAKQNRGVGLYLIKQLADRYQGQLEMVDNPDFGSRMTVYLPKEEQ comes from the coding sequence ATGAAATGGAGTAGCATCAGTTTCCGTAAAAGGTTACTGATTATCATGACGGTCACTGGCCTCGTTGAGTTGTTGATACTCTCAGCGGCAGGTTTTTCTTATATCAAACAATCTCAAGAGCAAGAGATGGGTTTGAAAGCGTTAGGTGTTGCTGAATTTCTATCTGAATCGCCACTTGTCACCCGCATTATTCAAGAAAATGGAACGTTGGATGCTGCTGGCATTCCTCACGTTTTATCTGAAGAGACCCAAGTTAAGTTTCGAAACCTCACGCAGTTAATTGGTGCGGCGTTTATTGTGGTTGGTGATGAGAAAGGCATTCGCTTAATTCACCCATACGACGACAGGTTGGGGAAACCCATGCGCGGCGGTGACAACCAGAAAGCACTGGTACTTGGTGAGTCTTACGTATCGACGGCAAAAGGTTCACTCGGGTTTTCGGTACGTGGTAAATCGGCCGTCAAAGACTCGAACGATACTGTCATTGGCGTGGTATCAGTGGGTTATCTCTTAGATTCACTGCAAGACAGAATAGAACCTTATTTAGCCTTTTTGATTGTGATGGCCTTGCTGGTGGTTGCCGTTAACGCATTGATTTCAAGTTATGTTTCTCGTCGCTTTCAGCGTGCTATTTTGGGCTTTGAGCCAGAAGAAATTGGTCGCTTATACGTTGAGCTTGATGTGACTATGAGTACCGTGAAAGAGGGTATTTTAAGTATCGATAAGAACGGTATTTTGCGCTCAATAAACAAAAGTGCTTGTGACATCTTGTCTATTGATAGAGATAAAGCGCTCAACCAGCAACGCCTTTCTGATGTGTTAGCTGGCAGTGATTTAGAGCAGCTGTTATCGACGGGTGATACCGATCATGATGTTGAGCTTTACCTGAATAACAAACGAATTATTGCCAACCGAAGTCCGATTATTGTGGCTGGTGAAGTGGTTGGCGCGGTGTCCAGTTTCCGTTTACGAGATGAGATTAATGACTTAACGGATCAGCTATCTCAAACTAAAGAGTATGCGGATCTATTGCGTTCACAAACACATGAACACCAGAACAAGTTGAATACCATTAGCGGCTTGATTCAGATGGGTGAGTTGGAATCTGTTCAGCAGTTGATTGGACAAGAAACGGCTCACTATCAAAGTTTGATCGAGTTCTTGAGAGAAACAGTCAAAGACCCACTGATTGCGGGCATGTTGCTGGGTAAAACAGAACGTGCACGTGAGATTGGTTTAGAGCTCAAAGTCGAAGAAGGCTCAAGACTTGAGGCGCTGCCAAGCCGTTTAAATGCGGATGACGTTGTCACTATTCTCGGTAACCTGATTGATAACGCGTTTGATGCCACCATGATGGCGATTAAACAAGAAGGGCAAATAGCCCCGGCGCGCCGTGTGATTGATGTGTCTATTAGTGATTTTGGCAATGAGATTATTGTTGAAGTAGAAGACAAAGGCTGTGGTTTGCCCAAACACTTGGCAACCAATGACCTCACTGAAAAAGGCGTATCGAGCAAAGCGAAACAGAACCGTGGTGTCGGCTTATATTTGATTAAGCAGTTAGCCGACCGCTATCAAGGGCAATTAGAAATGGTTGATAACCCTGACTTTGGCTCGCGCATGACGGTGTATCTACCAAAAGAAGAACAATAA
- a CDS encoding ABC transporter permease: MSFTQLLKQELLAVLRNPVVLLTVFGGVVFYSFLYPLPYANQVPQQLKASVVNLDKTQSSYQLERMVDATSQIDLVRRDSTIEDAKQAVLNQEIGGFIVIPQDFYKDLLLGKSPTLSYAGDASYFLVYGTIVEGLAKAGGTLAAQVKVSHLLVEGVPLESATKGYSAFSLNLKPTFNSRMGYIDYVVPAVFVLILQQTLAMASGLVGATQNAQSTFGYWSRTPPAKLILARCCTLVGIYYLLSMYYFGASFSMYGINLIASMTQILTLLLPFLLASCLIGIFIGELVPRRELVTVVVLISSMPLIFSSGFIWPVEMMPQWLVLLSELFPSTPAIQGFLALNQMGASWQEVAPQWTLLWGQVALWGSLLALKLYHKSSKSVVISSTSTNHSNGNSNSNSH, from the coding sequence ATGAGCTTTACTCAACTGCTGAAACAAGAACTGTTAGCGGTACTTCGCAACCCGGTTGTATTGCTCACCGTATTTGGTGGCGTGGTCTTTTACTCATTCTTGTATCCACTACCTTACGCCAATCAAGTGCCTCAGCAATTGAAAGCGTCCGTGGTGAACCTGGATAAGACCCAAAGCAGCTACCAGTTAGAAAGAATGGTCGATGCAACCTCTCAAATCGATTTGGTTCGTCGAGATTCAACCATCGAAGATGCGAAACAAGCTGTGCTGAACCAAGAGATAGGCGGGTTCATCGTCATCCCACAAGATTTCTATAAAGATCTGCTTCTTGGAAAGAGCCCTACACTCTCTTATGCAGGCGATGCGTCTTACTTCTTGGTGTACGGAACCATTGTTGAAGGGTTAGCCAAAGCCGGAGGCACGTTAGCCGCACAAGTTAAGGTCAGTCACTTGCTAGTCGAAGGTGTGCCGTTAGAGTCCGCAACCAAAGGCTACAGCGCGTTTAGCTTGAACCTAAAACCAACCTTCAATAGTCGCATGGGATACATCGATTATGTTGTTCCTGCTGTATTTGTGTTGATTCTGCAACAAACCTTAGCCATGGCTTCTGGTTTAGTTGGCGCAACCCAAAACGCTCAATCAACATTTGGATATTGGAGTAGAACACCACCAGCCAAGTTGATCCTTGCTCGTTGTTGTACCTTAGTCGGCATTTATTATTTGCTGTCCATGTACTACTTCGGCGCCAGCTTCTCGATGTATGGGATTAACTTGATTGCCTCTATGACTCAAATTCTAACTCTGCTGTTGCCATTCTTATTGGCCAGTTGTTTAATCGGAATTTTTATCGGTGAGCTAGTACCAAGAAGAGAGCTAGTCACGGTTGTGGTATTAATCAGCTCAATGCCGCTTATCTTCTCGTCTGGATTTATCTGGCCTGTTGAAATGATGCCGCAGTGGTTAGTACTGCTATCAGAGCTATTCCCAAGTACCCCTGCAATTCAAGGTTTCTTAGCGCTGAATCAGATGGGCGCTTCCTGGCAAGAAGTTGCACCTCAATGGACACTGTTATGGGGACAGGTTGCTCTATGGGGTTCGTTGCTGGCACTTAAGCTCTACCACAAATCGAGTAAAAGCGTCGTTATCAGCAGTACGAGTACCAACCATAGCAACGGCAACAGCAACAGCAACAGTCATTAA
- the zwf gene encoding glucose-6-phosphate dehydrogenase, with translation MVIPENSSIVIFGASGDLTYRKLIPALYHLYASNQLPESFAILGVSRTEYSDESYREKLKKSLQEMEQTEPETLNAFIEHLHYQAINTSDVEDYARLAQRLDKLEQDYQFENHNTLFYLATPPSLYGVIPANLAAHGLNDETNGWRRLIIEKPFGYDLASAQALDEEIHHHFQEHQIYRIDHYLGKETVQNLLVLRFSNAMFEPLWNRNFIEYVEITGAEFLGVEERGGYYDGSGAVRDMFQNHLLQVLAMVGMEPPAQINADSIRDEVVKVLQCLKPLEEDDLRKDLVLGQYTASDVRGQHLLGYREEPGVADDSRTETYIGLKAHINNWRWNGVPFYVRTGKRLPTRVTEIVIHFKNTPHPVFGQDAPENKLIIRIQPDEGIQMSFGLKEPGAGFKAKEVKMNFSYSDLPETQMLTAYERLLLDALNGDATLFARTDAVEACWKYVQPILDFKQDPQALFGYACGTWGPQEADELLQRDGRAWRFPCKNLTDTDYCEL, from the coding sequence ATGGTAATACCTGAAAACAGCAGCATCGTTATTTTTGGTGCGTCGGGAGATCTAACTTACCGCAAGTTAATTCCTGCTTTGTACCACCTGTATGCTAGCAATCAACTACCAGAATCCTTTGCGATTCTTGGAGTGAGCCGTACTGAGTACAGCGATGAGTCTTACCGTGAGAAGCTGAAGAAGTCTCTTCAGGAAATGGAACAAACTGAACCTGAGACGCTGAATGCATTTATTGAACATTTGCATTACCAAGCGATCAACACTTCAGATGTCGAAGATTACGCTCGTTTAGCACAACGTCTAGACAAGCTTGAGCAAGACTACCAATTCGAAAACCATAACACACTGTTCTACTTGGCAACGCCACCAAGCCTATACGGTGTGATCCCAGCAAACCTTGCTGCGCATGGCCTGAACGATGAAACGAACGGCTGGCGTCGTCTGATCATCGAGAAGCCATTTGGTTACGACCTAGCTTCTGCTCAAGCATTAGATGAAGAGATCCATCATCACTTCCAAGAACACCAGATCTACCGTATTGACCACTATCTTGGTAAGGAAACGGTACAAAACCTTCTAGTGCTTCGTTTCTCAAATGCGATGTTTGAACCACTGTGGAACCGTAACTTTATTGAATACGTTGAAATCACAGGTGCTGAGTTCCTTGGCGTTGAAGAGCGTGGCGGATACTACGATGGTTCTGGCGCAGTTCGAGACATGTTCCAAAACCACCTGCTGCAAGTGCTAGCGATGGTTGGTATGGAGCCACCTGCTCAAATCAATGCTGATTCTATTCGTGACGAAGTGGTTAAAGTACTTCAGTGTCTGAAACCTCTTGAGGAAGATGACCTGCGTAAAGATCTCGTTCTTGGTCAATACACAGCTTCAGACGTTCGCGGCCAGCACTTGCTAGGCTACCGTGAAGAGCCGGGTGTAGCAGACGATTCTCGTACTGAAACCTACATCGGCTTGAAAGCGCACATCAACAACTGGCGTTGGAATGGTGTTCCTTTCTACGTTCGCACAGGTAAACGCTTACCAACGCGCGTAACGGAAATCGTGATTCACTTTAAGAACACGCCACACCCAGTATTTGGTCAAGATGCACCAGAGAACAAACTGATTATCCGTATCCAACCGGACGAAGGTATTCAGATGAGTTTTGGCTTGAAAGAGCCGGGCGCAGGCTTCAAAGCAAAAGAAGTGAAAATGAACTTCTCTTACTCTGACTTGCCTGAAACTCAAATGCTAACGGCTTACGAGCGTCTTCTTCTTGATGCACTTAACGGTGATGCAACTCTGTTTGCACGTACCGATGCAGTAGAAGCATGTTGGAAGTACGTTCAACCAATCTTAGACTTCAAGCAAGATCCTCAAGCACTGTTTGGCTATGCTTGTGGTACTTGGGGCCCACAGGAAGCGGATGAACTTCTGCAACGTGATGGCCGCGCATGGCGTTTCCCATGCAAAAACTTAACAGACACGGATTACTGCGAACTATGA
- the pgl gene encoding 6-phosphogluconolactonase, which yields MINHKIFATPELVVETLANEMKAYSEQGKPVHISLSGGSTPKMLFKLLAQAPYAEGIQWNNLHFWWGDERCVAPDDAESNFGEANALLFTQVNLPAENIHRIRGEDEPKAEAERFAKEMADVIPTENGTPVFDWILLGVGADGHTASLFPGATNYQDENLSVLASHPESGQIRVSKTAKVLEAAKRISYLVLGAGKVEIVKEIHTTPASELPYPAAKIQSKTGETEWFLDSNAASAIA from the coding sequence ATGATCAATCACAAGATCTTTGCAACGCCAGAATTGGTTGTTGAAACTCTAGCAAACGAAATGAAAGCGTACAGCGAGCAGGGTAAACCTGTTCACATTTCATTGTCTGGTGGCAGCACGCCAAAAATGCTTTTCAAGCTTTTAGCTCAAGCACCATACGCAGAAGGCATTCAATGGAATAACCTTCACTTCTGGTGGGGCGACGAACGTTGCGTTGCACCAGACGACGCTGAAAGCAACTTCGGTGAAGCTAACGCGCTCTTGTTTACTCAAGTGAACCTTCCTGCTGAAAACATCCACCGCATTCGTGGTGAAGATGAACCTAAAGCAGAAGCAGAGCGTTTCGCAAAAGAGATGGCAGACGTAATTCCAACTGAAAACGGCACGCCAGTTTTCGATTGGATTTTGCTAGGTGTTGGCGCAGACGGTCACACAGCTTCACTATTCCCGGGTGCAACCAACTACCAAGATGAGAACCTGTCTGTACTGGCTTCTCACCCTGAGTCTGGTCAAATCCGTGTTTCTAAAACCGCAAAAGTTTTAGAAGCAGCAAAACGAATCAGCTACCTAGTACTGGGTGCAGGTAAAGTTGAGATCGTTAAAGAAATTCATACTACCCCTGCTTCAGAGTTGCCTTACCCGGCAGCGAAAATCCAGTCTAAAACTGGCGAGACAGAGTGGTTCCTAGATTCAAATGCAGCAAGTGCTATCGCATAA
- a CDS encoding response regulator: MNAITRVMVIEDDIAIAELHHRYLEQMGGFDVVGIATTQSEALMQLDILKPDLVLLDVYLPDGCGLDILNHVRGSNQGCDVILITAARDVDTLQQAMRGGVVDYLLKPVMFPRLEAALKKYQSQQQEFESVSDLNQGLVDKMLQANAKADSAKVSTLPKGIDGVTLDKIRAVFQQADATNITADEAGERIGASRTTARRYLEFLITTGELVADLNYGTVGRPERCYNKAKR, encoded by the coding sequence ATGAACGCAATCACGAGAGTCATGGTCATTGAAGATGATATTGCGATTGCAGAGCTTCACCATCGTTATTTAGAACAGATGGGAGGCTTTGATGTGGTTGGCATCGCGACCACACAGTCTGAAGCCTTAATGCAGCTTGATATTTTGAAGCCTGACTTGGTGCTTTTGGATGTTTATCTGCCGGATGGGTGTGGGCTCGACATTCTCAACCACGTTCGCGGCAGCAATCAAGGTTGTGATGTTATCTTGATTACCGCAGCACGTGACGTCGACACTTTGCAGCAAGCAATGCGTGGCGGAGTGGTCGACTATCTACTCAAACCTGTGATGTTTCCTCGTTTGGAAGCGGCATTGAAAAAGTACCAATCGCAGCAGCAAGAGTTTGAGAGCGTATCTGACCTTAACCAAGGCTTGGTCGACAAGATGTTGCAAGCCAATGCGAAAGCAGACTCAGCGAAAGTATCGACGTTACCCAAAGGGATCGATGGTGTGACGCTCGATAAGATTCGTGCGGTCTTTCAACAAGCTGACGCGACGAATATTACGGCTGATGAGGCAGGTGAACGTATTGGTGCAAGCCGAACCACTGCCAGACGCTACCTAGAATTCTTGATCACGACCGGTGAGTTGGTTGCCGATTTAAACTACGGCACCGTTGGTCGTCCTGAACGTTGTTATAACAAAGCGAAAAGATAA
- a CDS encoding biotin/lipoyl-binding protein, which translates to MKPIKPLLLSIVGIGIIGWVGYSFYQAYQPQPIKLQGQIDAQQYSISSKVPGRIDQVFVRKGDSVEKGELIFSLLSPEIDAKLEQAKAGQKAAGALAQEAENGARTQQIQAAKDQWLKAKAAADLMNKTYQRVNNLYNDGVVAEQKRDEAKTQWQAAKYTESAAFQMYQLAQEGARDETKVAAAQKALMAAGAVAEVEAYAKDTQIHSWFSGEVSQVLLSSGELAPQGFPVVTVIDTQDAWAVLNVREDMLKHFEKGTQFDAYLPALDKSLTFKVTHIAVMGDFATWRSTDAAQGFDLRTFEVEARPVDTDETLRMGMSLVVEL; encoded by the coding sequence ATGAAACCTATTAAGCCCCTTCTTTTATCTATAGTTGGTATCGGCATTATTGGCTGGGTCGGATACAGTTTTTACCAAGCATATCAGCCTCAACCTATTAAGCTTCAAGGCCAAATCGATGCGCAGCAATACAGCATCTCTTCTAAAGTACCTGGCCGAATTGACCAAGTATTCGTGCGCAAAGGTGACTCTGTCGAGAAAGGTGAATTGATCTTCTCTCTACTTAGCCCTGAGATCGACGCGAAATTAGAACAAGCGAAAGCTGGCCAGAAAGCCGCTGGCGCATTAGCTCAAGAAGCCGAGAATGGCGCACGTACTCAGCAAATCCAAGCCGCTAAAGACCAATGGTTAAAAGCTAAAGCTGCTGCCGATCTGATGAACAAAACCTACCAACGTGTAAACAACCTTTATAACGATGGTGTTGTCGCTGAACAAAAACGTGATGAAGCCAAAACACAATGGCAAGCCGCGAAATACACAGAAAGTGCTGCCTTCCAGATGTACCAGCTGGCACAAGAAGGTGCTCGTGATGAAACCAAAGTAGCCGCAGCTCAAAAAGCGTTAATGGCTGCAGGTGCCGTGGCAGAAGTTGAAGCCTACGCAAAAGACACACAGATCCACAGCTGGTTTAGTGGTGAAGTGTCTCAAGTATTGCTAAGCAGTGGTGAATTAGCGCCGCAAGGTTTCCCTGTTGTTACCGTAATCGATACTCAAGACGCGTGGGCGGTACTTAACGTTCGTGAAGACATGTTGAAGCACTTTGAAAAAGGCACGCAGTTTGATGCTTACCTTCCTGCTTTAGACAAATCACTGACCTTTAAAGTAACTCATATTGCCGTAATGGGTGATTTTGCGACTTGGCGTTCAACCGATGCAGCGCAAGGCTTTGACTTACGTACATTCGAAGTAGAAGCACGCCCTGTCGACACGGACGAAACACTGCGCATGGGTATGAGCCTTGTGGTTGAGCTTTAG
- a CDS encoding ABC transporter permease: MSANSHLPEHHKAKSNLLRQWAIVRKDRWLLSCLTWIPLLLAASIWLIFSQGIARDLPVAVVDLEHSQISQQFTRLVDASPTLQVTQKYSSVSEAAKAMIERDIYGYVVIPKHFDRDLYLGLNPQVSVFYNSQFILIGKLVNSALLQAQGTFNAQLEVVKQLSHGDTTVQSALGQAVTVQSQITPLFNKNTSYAQFLVSAVIPALWQIMIVVGTILVLTANVRARGLKAWLSHSPVKSLVSTLTPYVVLFLAFGIAFSFWFYRLLDWPFNGSFMALTVAQLLTVISCIIMGCLFFFLTLDPARAMSFAGAFTAPSFAFMGITFPVTDMNTAAQVWRSLLPVSHYIEVQTAQSSYGVSAAQSLINLTSMFWYVVPAFVVILLINKHLAQATQAEHQGVNQ, from the coding sequence ATGTCTGCTAATTCTCACTTACCAGAGCATCACAAAGCGAAAAGCAATTTGCTTAGACAGTGGGCGATAGTCCGTAAAGATAGGTGGTTGTTGTCATGTCTAACTTGGATACCCTTGCTGCTTGCAGCAAGTATTTGGCTGATTTTCTCGCAAGGCATCGCCCGCGATTTACCCGTTGCAGTGGTTGATCTTGAACATAGCCAAATCTCGCAACAATTCACTCGTCTTGTTGATGCGTCACCGACCCTACAAGTGACTCAAAAATACAGCTCAGTGAGTGAAGCAGCTAAGGCGATGATTGAGCGCGATATCTACGGTTACGTTGTGATACCAAAACACTTCGACCGTGATCTCTACCTAGGTTTAAACCCGCAAGTGTCTGTGTTCTACAACAGTCAATTCATCTTGATAGGTAAACTGGTCAACTCAGCACTGTTGCAGGCTCAAGGTACTTTTAACGCTCAGCTTGAAGTGGTTAAACAGCTTTCACACGGTGATACCACGGTCCAATCAGCATTAGGCCAAGCAGTCACGGTACAAAGTCAGATCACGCCATTGTTTAACAAGAACACCAGCTACGCACAGTTCTTGGTGTCTGCTGTTATTCCTGCTTTATGGCAAATCATGATTGTGGTCGGCACGATACTGGTGTTAACCGCAAACGTTAGAGCTCGTGGGCTAAAGGCATGGCTTTCACACTCCCCTGTAAAGTCGTTAGTCTCAACATTAACTCCTTACGTGGTTCTGTTTTTAGCGTTTGGTATTGCGTTTAGCTTTTGGTTCTATCGTCTGCTCGACTGGCCATTTAACGGAAGCTTCATGGCATTGACAGTTGCCCAACTGCTGACTGTGATCAGTTGTATCATCATGGGTTGTTTGTTCTTCTTTTTAACACTCGATCCAGCAAGAGCGATGAGTTTCGCTGGTGCGTTTACGGCACCAAGCTTCGCTTTCATGGGGATTACTTTCCCGGTAACCGACATGAACACGGCGGCTCAAGTATGGAGAAGCTTACTGCCAGTCAGTCACTACATTGAAGTACAAACGGCTCAGTCCAGTTACGGTGTGAGCGCGGCGCAATCGCTGATAAACCTCACTTCAATGTTTTGGTATGTTGTTCCTGCTTTTGTGGTGATCTTATTGATTAATAAGCACTTAGCGCAAGCGACACAGGCAGAACATCAAGGAGTAAATCAATGA